GAAGTTGGTGCCCTAAATATCACAGTGAGAAATTTGAGATCTGTTCAGTAGGCACTGAGGTTCCATTAAAGCAATGACACTTAACCGTAGGTCTGTATCAAAAtccctgggtgggggtggggggatgaggTTCTCAAAATATTCATGCCTTATTTCTGGAAACTGACTGAGGAATTTTTATTTGCAGCCCAAGAATCTTCACTTTTTCAGAACTTCCTGGCAATTTTCATGAACATCCCTTGGAGAACCACTGAAAGGCTTCTCTTCTGGGAACTGTCATGATTAAATCTGAGTTTTAAAAGACTTAAGCAGCCATGTGGAGGATGACTGGGTAGGGCACAGCCAGAGAGCTGGGCACTGAGTTAGTAAACCCCTGCAACAGGAAGTGAAATGTAAGGAGACTTGATGGGAGGTGCCTGTGGGCATGTTCTGCTGAGGTGAATGTGTATCAGGGTCAGAATCAACAGGGCCTGTGCATTGACCAGATGAGAAGAGGGAATAAGAGATGACTCTGATATTTAAGCTTATGGTGGGGGGATGGTACTGTTCTGGATTGAGATTGGAAAGATAGAAAAAGGATCATATTTGAGGGCAAAAATAATGAGTATAGTTTTAAGCATATTAAATTTGAGATGGTAATAGGTGATTTTAGGTGAGTTGAATCACAAATATACATGTAGATAATCAGAAATGTTTATCTAGAACTTGGATGTCCTGTGTTGCTTGACTGTGCCAATAGAATATGACCATATATATAGTCATGTTCTCTAGACTATCTCTTCCAAATATTCTGAAATGAGGTGGAGTATCTGGCTcattcaaattttgttttgttgatttgaATAAGTGAGAATGTAAAAAGGATtctcataaataatattttaggagTGGCCggacgatggctcatgcctgtgattctagcactttgggaggccgagacaggtggatcacctgagatcaggagttcaatgccagcctgaccaacatggtgaaagcctgtctctactaaaaaatataaaaattagctgggcgtggtggcatgcacctgtaatcccagctactcagaaggctgagacaggagaaccacttgaaaccaggaggtggagcctgcggtgagccaagatcatgccactgcactccagcctgggtggcagagtgagactgtctcaaagcaaaacaaaaaaattttaaaaacattttaggaaGCCTTTCATTCAAGGGTAAGGGAAAGAAGAGGAGTGACAGTGGGGCCTGAGAAAATGCTGCAGGACAAGGAGCCACAAGAATGCAAAGGcagcaaagacacagaaaaacaatttcAGCAGGGAAGGAGATTCTTCAGTGTTCAATGCTTCTGAATTGTTAAAAAGGGTAAGAGAATTAACTGGTTAAGAATTAACCGGTTAATTAGGTTGTAAAGGATAGAAGCTGACTGTCACTAGcttagacagaaagaaaaaagggaatttAAGGCCAGTACCTAAAGGAGGATTCTGGGAGAACTCACAGAGAGTTAGCGGAGGAGATGGACAACCAAGGTTCGGGAAGGATAGGAACCAGGGCAGCTCTGGGGGCCTCCTAGGAATCTATGACCCCTCTCCCAGCGTGGTGCAGCCACTAACACAGCTCTGCTCCAGAAAATTCTGCACCTCTCCAGTTCATGCTCCAAATCTCAGGAGAGAGAAGTAACCTAGCTTGAGTGTGTGTCTCTCTTTTAACTATGGCCAGGGAGCAATGTCAGCAAAGCCAGGCATTCACCCCTTTTTGGGGTCTAGCACTAGACCCCAGGGAGAAGAGATCACTGAAAGTTAGTACTACTCCAAGAAGCAAGTTCTACTGGAGTATGGAACTTGTAGGAGCCAGTTTGCAAGGTGTTGATACATGGAAGAGGGCAATGATGCATGACAATGCTGTTTCCAGTCCCTCGACCATGAAAGGAAAGTAGCCTGAGAGTTGCAGACTTGAGGGTAGGGTTTTGGGGGCAGTGGAGACTTAACTACATTTGTAGACTGAAGCTGGATCCAATGGAATAATAAATTAACATATGAGAAGTAAAGGAGGCAATTAATGGCACAGAGACCAAGGTGATGACCAAAAATTTCAGTCAACAACATACCGAATAGAAGGGATCCTGAGAAACTTCATGGAGTTACCTATATATTATAAAGAAGATAAGACGAATGTCAAAAAGCAGGGAGATTGGATAGTTGCTCTCTGTACATAGCTGTGTCAGTAAAGTGGCCAGAATAACTTGAGATGCTTGCACAAGGAGAAAAAGTGAAATCAACAGGCTACAAATCGAAGCAGAGATTCACAAAAACTCTTTAGAGAGGAAAAACTGGCCTGTGGGCTTGCGAAAGTTTTCTATAACCGAGGTAGATATATTAACTTGACTAAGCAAAGAATGCATACattaaaaagtgattttgtgACTTGGGGatagaaaaagcaggaaaagttACCAAAGCAAATGTTAGTAATTTCCATCGTAGCACTGTCCTAGAGAGGCTGTGACCTGGCTGGTATTTCCAGTTCTGTGGGCCAGAAACTTTCTTCCCTGAAGCCATTAAACAGTCAACTTTCTTAGCTTGTATTCTGCATTCAGGACAACCTTCTTCTTGATTATGGTTAAGCTAATATCTTAAGGAAGATTGTGTTTGTCAAATAGACCTATGCAGTAATTTCTTCTGAAGGAATAAATTAAATGGTTTCTGATTTTGATTGGACTTTTCATGGCACTTGGCGCTGATCATAAGGACTCCAGAATTCTTAcagtaatttattattgaaaattaataaactgaTGCCATGGTTGGAGCAGACACTGCTAATTGCCTATCCAATATCTGTGTTTAGTAACACACTGTCACCACTGGCCCATGCATGGCCctcttttattgattgattgtattaaattattgaaaaataaaagtaataaaaatttaaaactacaaataaaagaTACACTGGTTTGTATTCGCTCTTGTAAGCTTGATTATTGTGCAGAACTAACACCTGAGATAAGTGTTTCTTTCTATGACTGAATAAAATTACAGTTCCTGGCCTGCATGGGTAATTTCAGGTCATGATGCTACCTTGGGAGGCCTGTGAGAGGTCGTTAGTGGTCTCTTCCTGGTATATGTGCCCTTGACATCATTGTTTGTGTTCTAGCCACTGTAGAAGAACATTGATCTTTCTATACTGGCCATTTGGATCAAAGGAAATTGTTGGTAGAACAAATACAACTTGTACAACTTTTATTCCCGGTAAAGAAATTCAATTTTTGACTTTTGTTCATCTGCTTCTATACTAGGGGAAATTAGTTGATTAGCTTTCAGAGgtgcaaaaactaaaaacaggtGATAGTAAGCTTTAACTATGTGCCATGTAAGAACTCTGCATctatgtgcattatctcattgaaGCCACAATAACTGTCCAGCATCTAGTAAGAATAAACTCCCAGTGTCTCAGCCCTGTCTGTGGCCTGCGTACGAAATCTTTTGAGTTTACCCAGCAATGACCTCTGTTTCCCACTGTACCCCTGAtcttgatctttcttttttcagtgcATTTCACAGATCCATTTATTCATGCCACGAAGTAAGCGATACTTAGACACGTGTACAGTCTAACACAGCTTGCTTAAATTTACAGGCTGACTGATGTTTCATTTCATGTGTATGCCAGGTAAAGCTGATTAGTGATGACCATGAGCAGGCGCCAGAGCTTTCAAAGCTTTACTTCTTTTATTAGCAGTCTGGATTTTATGAACGGTGAGGTTCATCAGCCCCATTCCGACCCAAATATCCTGGTAAACTTGGTATAGTAGAGCTTCATGGGGATCCACACATTTTCAATAATACTTTGAAGCATCTATACCTTTTTCCCACACCTGCCTGAACCTTGCCTCGTCCTCTGTGCACAGCAGCACCATAGCCCGGGGCGTGTCCTCCTTGACTGTAATTACTTGATGCTTCCATGTCCTCCTGGGCTATAATTACTCCTACCATCACAGCATTCTGGGTGATGACTCAGCCATGTTCATGCCAGAGCACAGGTGGGTAGCAACTATCCTGGCAACAGCCCACAAAACCAGTATCCCCTCCGGGCTTGCCCCAAACTTTCTAGAGGGGAATCATTCACCTCACTCTTGCACCTCTTCCTGTTACTCTCACGCTCAATGTGGGTCTATATCCACACTTCCTTCTGTAGATCAGGAGCACCAGATTTGTAGTATCTGAACTATGCCAAGTACCCCAGTTTCTCTTTTCTACCTCCTGCCCCATTGGAATAGCTACTTTCTTAGTGCTCTCTCACCATCCAAAGAGTACATCTTCTGTGAAAATCATCCCAGTAGTGTTTGTCTTGGTTTGCTAGAAATTTCCTTAGAAAGAGATATTTAGTTTCCTTCTAAATGTGGCTTACTATTACagtattattattagtattattattattactaaaatgatgatggtgatgtctGTTCATCATCAGGcctttaataattttctttgaatgCTATTTTTGTCTTCTGGAGGAGCCTGCCTGATCAGATGAAAACAGGAAAGGAGTCAAATATTACCATGATCTAGGTGACCAACTTGTCCCAATTTACCCAGGACTTCTCTGGTTTTAGCACCGAAAGTCCTTCATCCTCGGACGCTCCCCTATCCAGAATAAACTGGAGCAGTTGGGCATACTACCACCTCTAAAGAAAAGACCACAGTGAACTTAAGATAATCCTAGAATCACCACTGTCATTAACTGAAAAGTCTTTTCTAAGGAGATTTTTACTCTCTTAttattatatgtgatatatttaatatatattatatttaatatctatATCTCCAATAGGATCAGAgagtgaaatatatattatataacagctataataataaatttattgaatgcttgctACATTCTAGGCAATAAGTTAATGCAGCAACTCTGTGAAGTCagtatttttaattctaattttcagataaagaaagtgaaattCAGAATAGTTAGCAAACTCCCACAACTAGACTTAAACCCAGGCATCTAATGATTTATggatttaacattttattgtaggtaaaaagagaaaaagctgcAACAGTTGGATATCTGAGTAAAGCAAAGGTATAGTTCCATTGCCATTTATCTGGACAAAAGCAAATATCTTGATCTTTGTCAAGATGAAATTGTCAAGATACTGACAATTTATTCTATAAGTTACAACCAAGGTAATTATTTTGGTAAGCTTAGGAGGATACTCCCTTCACACAAAGTCCAACCTTAAATCACATCATTTTAAGGGTGAAATACTAGAAGCATTCTATTAAAGTCGGCAAGAAGACATGCTTGCTATCATTGTTATTCAATTACATCCTACAAGTTTTaggctctaaaataaaaattttcaaaatgttaaataaataaatattaagtgtcAGTATAATTATTACTTGCAAATCATGATTGCCTAcccagaaaaactaaaaaactccGATGAAAAACAGCTAGAACCAATAAAAGACTTTACATACATATCCAGAAGAATGTGCTTCCAAAATTATTAACCTCTGGAAATTTCTAGTTGAGTATTATaggagaattttattttcctttttttctcatgaaaatgACATGCTAGGGATTAGAGAGGGGCCAAAATAAATGTCCTGAGATATTTATTACATATCTCAGTGGTAAATTACATTTGAGCTACTGAGCATCGGGCTCATTGGGAAAAAGAGGCAAAAGCATTTAGGATATCCAGTCCTCTGAAGGGTGGCTGGGGAGTTCTGTTGCCTGAACTGGAGGTAGAATTGGCCCTTTTGTGTCCCAGAAACAGGAGACTGCTAGACCCAGAAGAGgccctaggggaaaaaaatggttgCAGCTTTGGGTCTGAAAGATGGTAGACACCTGACCCCCCCTAACTCACACATCCATAATTGGTCCAGCACCCTGAAGGAGTGGCACGGTGGGAGATGATGCACAGGGGAACTGTATTCAGAGTGATCATATACTTCATTGACAAACTTGGGACAGTTCTTGAGATTGGAAAAGGACCCTTTTAACAATTATCCCAGGTATAAACTGAGGCGGTCCTGGGTCAACAAGCACACGTGCTCACACTTGTGAATGCACCTGGGGCCAATGTCAGGAACTGGGTCGTGGCTTGCCTAGGCTAGCTGCCACTCTGCAGTGGTGCTCCCTCTCGTGGCTCAGCTGACATTGTGGGATAAGATTGCTGGTGACCTTAGGAGTGTCAGTTTCTATCTTCTGGAGGCATTGTTTGCTGATGCTTGGGTTGCTATGAGACTTGGAGACTGGGGCCTGGGCTCCATATTGCAGGAAAAACTGTAacatagatatatgtgtatatatacacacatatatatttaatatatatacttaaatagtGAGATATacttatctatattttttaactttcatctGAGAACATATTTCTATAATAATAGTACACAACTTCCCCAGGCCACACCAGCGTGTGGGTGCCAATAAGGCCATCTTGTTATGAATTCCCAAAGTTTCCTGGCTCATTTTCCCACATGCCATGTGCCCCTAGTCCCTGAGCCTCATCAGGAGGTGTCACATGTGCTTAACTCACTCCGCAATCTGAGCAACTCCTAACTCCTCCCCCCATCAGCATCCAGCATCCCTACCACTGTCCTGCCAAGCACGGAATCCCCAGGCTGCTAAGGCTGAACATTATTGGAAACTGGTAACTGTGAGAACCAGTGGTTTCCTATGGGCAACAGGTATGGGAAGTAAAACTTACTTTTTAACTGTATGCTCTGTTGCACCTTTGGAAATGTCATCTCATGCATTTATAGCATTCTTTCAGACATagtaataattaaaaaggaaagaaaagcagtatGGGTAGCTGTTTAGGAGCCAGCTATGTAGCTCCCTGGTTTTTATGTTATATTCTGATTGAAGAAAACAAACTAAGCAGGGCTGCCTGTGGATTAGTGTGTTCCAGAAACAGCCCTGCCATTTTACTTCTCAGTCCTTTCTCTGCTTAGAACCAAGGCAAGCATtcaggggccaggggccagggaACAGAGTCAAATACCAGCCATGGCCCATAATTCCCACTTCCTTCTGATGGTTAAAGGCTTCGTACCAAGATGAGTCAAGCTCACTCTGCCTGGGGTCTCAGCTTTAGCCcctaaaaaaaaagacttcaataGGTTACCCCAAACTCAACACAGTCTCAAGAAGAATGAGCCACCAACAGGGAACCCAATGAAGGGTTAGCATAGGTCTAAGAggggaaaagttattttttaaaaagataaacgcTCTGAGAAATACCAACTATAACTGAAAATTGTTCATAAAACCCTGTAAAGGGCTCTTGACTAAACCATTAATATTCATAACCAAACTCCTCCTCTCCTGGGCAGGGTAGTTCAGCCACAAGCGTGTATTTATGTAGTTAGTGTTATGGTTACAGAAGTGGCCCAGGAAAGATTTAGTTCTTTATTACAAGAGGGGACTTGTGATCCCTGTGAAACCTCTGAGAAGTTGGGTAGTATCAAGAGCCATGCACATTTataagagtgcctggcacacagcaaatgCTTAACACATgtcagctttttaaattattgttgtaGTTGTTTCTATAAATTCAAGTGACTTAGAATGTCAAAAActaaaattgcttttttaaaaactggagttATTTATCTCAGAAGAGTAATGACAATATCTCAAGGCCATATGTCATAATTTTAGCAATAATTACTCTCTGCAGAACGGCAGGATCCGCTGCTTTTGGAAGATTCTCAAACACTATTCAAGAGGAACGATGATTTAGATCATATGGGCTTTGCTGTCACCTAGTGGAAAATTTGATTATTATAAACAATTCTCAATAACAAACTCATTGTAACCTACCGAACCAAATGGTCAAGTTTCAGTGATTGCCAGCTGGCTTCCGTTGGCTTACATTCTACTGTTAATCACAATACCAAGCCTCTGGTGATAGTCCATCTCTCTGTGGATGcacttgtttctgtttctgttatttttaaattcaagacAGCAAATCCTGTGTGAGCTGCCTCATTAGAAGCCAGCAGTTGCAGAGAACATTCTTGGCAACTGCCAGGTCTCCTGGTCACTGGAATATTACCGGATCCTAAGAGCAGAGggacacacaaacaaaaaacacctcaaaAAAGCTACCTAATCGCGAGTcccttttaaaagtgttttcataTATTCTCCTAATTTATTATATggagtgcatttttttttcattttaaagatgaggacatTGCTGCTCAGAAAGGATAACACAGTCAGGAAGTCAAGCAAAAACACAAGAAATCAAAGCTTTCTTCCAACTCCAAATTCAGAACTCTACCTAAGTCAATACCCTGCCTACCAAGATCCTGTGGTTGGCTCATCAGAAATATTAGGAAAGAGGCTAAGAGTTTGGTTTCTTTTGAGAGAGGTCAAGACAGAAGACAAGGCCCTGGGGTTCATAGGCCACTGGGTGGGAAGATACATTCTTTCCCTACGCAGGGTTAGTCCCACCATTCTACCCCGATCTCCTGCCTTCTGGTTCCTCTGGGCTCTTGCTAATGTAACTATCGCCCTTTCCGATTCTCTAACCTCCCCCTCTCCATGGGCAAATCCCTTCCAGCTCTAaagaccaaaaccaaaaatcttcCTTCATCTGTATTTCTCTCCTGCCCTTCCAAATAGACTTATCGGAAGGTATATTCTTATCACATTTCACTTCCacaattactttttgtttttgtttttgagacagtgtctacctctgtcacccaggctggaatgcagtggcacaaccacagctcactgcaacctccacctcccaggctcaagagattttcccaccttagcctctcgagtagctgggactgcagacacacaccaccaccaaacctggctaggtttgtatttttagtagagatggggtttgccaggttgcccatgctggtcttgaactcctgaactcaaagatatctgcctgccttggcctcccaaagtgctgggattacaggtctcaGCCACTGTGTCAGGCTTacacaattacttttttttttttttttagatggagtcttgctgtgttgcccaggctggactgcagtggcactacctcagctctctgcaacttccacctcctgggttcaaaacattctcctgcctcagcctcccaagtagctgggactacaggtgcctgcaaccatgcccggctaatttttgtatttttagtagagatggggttttaccatgttggctaggctggtctcaaacttctgacctcaagtgatctggctacct
The sequence above is a segment of the Theropithecus gelada isolate Dixy chromosome 14, Tgel_1.0, whole genome shotgun sequence genome. Coding sequences within it:
- the LOC112607401 gene encoding LOW QUALITY PROTEIN: 6.8 kDa mitochondrial proteolipid (The sequence of the model RefSeq protein was modified relative to this genomic sequence to represent the inferred CDS: inserted 1 base in 1 codon), translating into MLQSIIENVWIPMKLYYTKXYQDIWVGMGLMNLTVHKIQTANKRSKALKALAPAHGHH